One part of the Terriglobales bacterium genome encodes these proteins:
- a CDS encoding protein-L-isoaspartate(D-aspartate) O-methyltransferase, whose product MAGETNADPWQLPRLTMVATQLRNRGIRDERVLAAMERVPRHLFVPADKLRQAYDDQPVPIEAEQTISQPYIVAAMLEAVHLSPEDIVLEVGTGSGYQTALLAELVARVYSVERYALLANSAEQRLRDLGYSNVEIAVGDGTLGLPQHAPYDVIVVAAAAPHVPQPLLQQLKEGGRLIVPVGSPENQQLQLLRKQAGGLLTTLLDGCRFVPLIGAEGYKT is encoded by the coding sequence ATGGCAGGTGAGACCAATGCCGATCCGTGGCAACTCCCGCGCCTGACCATGGTTGCAACGCAACTGCGGAATCGCGGCATCCGTGATGAACGGGTGCTGGCTGCCATGGAGCGCGTGCCACGCCATCTGTTTGTCCCTGCGGACAAGCTGCGGCAAGCTTACGACGATCAGCCTGTCCCTATCGAAGCTGAGCAAACCATCTCCCAGCCCTACATTGTGGCTGCAATGCTGGAAGCGGTGCACCTGAGTCCTGAAGATATCGTTCTCGAAGTCGGTACCGGCTCGGGATATCAAACTGCACTGTTGGCCGAGTTGGTGGCGCGTGTCTACTCCGTCGAGCGCTACGCACTGCTGGCGAATTCAGCAGAACAACGGTTAAGGGATCTTGGCTACAGCAATGTTGAAATCGCGGTGGGTGACGGCACGCTCGGGCTACCGCAACACGCGCCTTATGATGTCATCGTTGTTGCTGCGGCCGCTCCCCACGTTCCGCAGCCGTTGTTGCAGCAGCTCAAAGAAGGCGGACGGCTTATTGTTCCCGTAGGTAGCCCTGAAAATCAGCAGCTCCAGCTCTTACGCAAGCAGGCAGGCGGATTGCTAACCACGTTGCTCGACGGTTGCCGTTTCGTGCCTCTTATCGGAGCAGAGGGTTACAAAACTTAA